The DNA region CCGCTGGTGCTCATCCCCCCCGAGCACTTCCTCACCCGCCCGGCGCTCTGGCTGCGCGCGCTGGCCCGCAAGCGCGGCACGATCTCCGCCGCGCCCAGCTTCGCGTTCGCGTACGCGGCCGACCGGGTTCGCGACGCCGATCTCGCGGGCCTGTCGCTCGGGACCGTGCGGCTGCTGCTCGACGGCGCCGAGCCGGTGTCGGCGGTGGCGCTGCGGGGCTTCGCCGAGCGCTTCGCGCGGCACGGGCTGGATCCGGGGGCGCTCGTGCCCGTGTACGGCCTCAGCGAGGCGGCGCTGGCGGTCACGTTCGCGCGCCCGGGCGGCCGCCTCGGCGGGCTCGGGGTGGACGCGGCCCGGCTCGCCTCGGAGGGCGTGGTCGCGCCCGGCGGGCGCGAGGTGGTGCCGGTGGGGACCCCGGTCCCCGGGGTCGAGGTCGAGCTCCGCGGCGAGGGCGGGATGCGGGTGGGGGAGGGGCGCGTCGGGCGGGTGTTCGTCCGCGGCCCGGCGCTCATGCGCGAGTACCTGGGCGATCCCGGGGCGACCGCGCGCGCGCTGCGGGGCGGGTGGCTCGACACCGGCGACCTCGGGTTCGTGGTGGGCGGCGCGCTGTACCTCCACGGCCGCGCCCGCGACCTCGTGATCGTGCGCGGCGCGAACCACGCCCCGGAGGAGTTCGAGGCGCCGCTCGCGGCGCTGCCCGGCCTGCGCCCGGGCTGCGCGGTGGCGCTCGGCTTCGAGCCGGCGGGCGGCGCGGGCGAGGCGCTGCTCGTCCTGGCGGAGCGCGCCAGGGACGAGGCGGCCCCCGACGCCGAGCTCGAGGCGCGCGTCCGGCGCGCGGTGCTCGCGGCGACCGGCATCGCCCCGCACACGGTCCGGCTGCTCGCGCCCGGCACGCTCCCGCGGACGTCCTCCGGCAAGCTGCGGCGCGCCGAGGCGCTGCGCCGGTTCCAGGCGGGGACGCTCGCGCCGCCGCAGCCGGTGAGCGCGCTCCGCCTCGCGCTCGCCGCCGCGCGCTCGCAGCTCGCCTTCGGGCGGTCGCGCCGCCGCGGGGGCTGAGGTGGCGCGGCTCCGCGACGCGGTGGTCGTGGGCGGCGGACCGGCGGGGCTCGCCTTCGCCGCCGCCGCGGCCGCGCGCGGCCTCGACGTGCTGGTGCTGGAGCGTCGCCGCGGGCCGGTGGACAAGGCCTGCGGCGAGGGCGTCCTCCCGGCCGGCGTGGAGGCGCTGGAGCGGCTCGGGGTGCGCGCGCGGCTCGGGCCGGCGCTGGCGCGGCCGCTGCGCGAGCTGCGCTGGGTCGATCCGTCGGGCGCGGTGGCCCGGCTGGCGCTGCCCGGGCCGGGCGGGCTGGGCGTCCGGCGGGTGGCGCTCGAGGCCGCGCTCCGCGAGCGGGCGCGGGAGGCCGGCGCGGCGCTGGAGGAGGGCGTCGAGGCGACCGACCACCGCGTCCTCGCCGATCGGGTGCGGGTCCGGGTGGCGGGCGGCGCGGCGGTGGAGGGGCGGGTGCTGGTCGCGGCCGACGGGCTCGGCTCGCCCACGCGGCGGCGGGCCGGCCTCGAGCGCCGGGTGCGCGGGCCGGAGCGCTTCGGCGTGCGGCGGCACGCGGACGTTGCCGACGCCGGCGACGCGGTCGAGGTGCACTTCGGCGACGGGGCCGAGGCGTACGTGACGCCGGTCGGCCCGCGGCAGGTCGGGGTCGCGTTCCTGTTCGAGCGCGGGGCGGCGCGCTCGTTCGAGGCGCTGCTCGAGCGGTTCCCGGCGCTCGCGGCGCGGCTCGAGGGCGCGGCGTTCGCGACGCCGGCCCGCGGCGCCGGTCCCCTGGCGCGCGCCGCCCGCGCCCGCGTGGCGGACCGCCTGGTGCTGCTCGGCGACGCCGCCGGCTACCTGGACGCCGTCACCGGGGAAGGCCTCTCGCTCGCCTTCGGGAGCGCGATCGACCTCGCCGCGCTGCTCCCCGGGGCCCTCTCCCGCGGCGCCTCGGCGCGCGCCCTCGCGCCGTACGAGGCCGCCTGGCGGCGCCGGTGGGCGCCCTACGCCCGCTGGACCCGGCTCGTGCTCGCGCTCGCGCGCCACCCCGCCGTCCGCCGCCGCGTCATCGCCCTCGCCGGCGCCGCGCCCTGGCCGTTCGAGCGGGCCGTCGCCGCCGCGGTGGGCGCCGGCGCGGGCTGAGCCCGCGCCCGGCGCCGGTGTCCCACAGGCCGCCCCGCCGTGCGCCGGGGACCTCCATCGCCGCGTCCCGTGGACGTGGGGCGGCGCGACGCGTTCACCCACCGTTCGGACACGCTGCGTGCTAGCGTCCGCGCGTCCCTTTCCCGCACCTCGTGCGGAGGAGAGTCCGATGCGGATCCGGTTCGCCCTGCCCGCGGCGGCGGCGCTGGTCCTCCAGGCCTGCGCCACCGTCTCGCAGCCTCCGGTGGAGGTGGAGTCCCCCGTCCCGAAGGCGGCCCAGGTCGCGGCGCAGCAGCAGGCGGCCGCGCCGTCGGCCAAGCGGTACAAGACGAAGATCGCCATCGCGCGCTTCACCAACGAGACGAGCTACGGGCGGTCGCTGCTGAACGACGCCGACCTCGATCGGATCGGCAAGCAGGCCTCGGACATGCTCGCCTCGCGCCTGGTCATGTCCGGCGCGTTCGTGGTGCTCGAGCGGCCCGACCTCCAGAAGCTCGAGCGCGAGCAGGCCATCTCCGGCGGCGCGGGCCTGGTCGGCGCCGACACCGTCATCTCCGGCTCGGTGACCGAGTTCGGGCGCTCGGTGGGCGGCAAGAAGGGCTTCCTCAGCAGCACCAAGGTGCAGACCGCCCGCGCCAAGGTGGACGTCCGGCTGGTGGACGTGAAGACCGGGCACGCCTACTTCTCGGCGCTCGGCGCCGGCGAGGCGAGCACCGAGTCCGGCGAGATCGCCGGCTTCGGCAGCCGCGCCGAGTACGACGCCACGCTGAACGACCGCGCCATCGCCGCGGCCATCTCCGACGTGATCGACCGCCTGGTCGCCACGCTCGCCGCCCGCCCCTGGCGCTCGGACATCCTCGAGGTGCAGGGCCGGCAGGTCTTCATCTCCGGCGGCCGCCACCAGGGCGTGCGCGAGGGCGACCTGCTGGCGGTGATGGAGGCGGGCAACAAGGTGAAGAGCCGCCAGACCGGGTTCGAGGTGGCGCTCCCGCCGAAGCGCGTCGGGACGCTCAAGGTGCTGTCGCTGTTCGGCGACGGCGAGACCAGCGAGGGCGCCGTGTGCGAGCTGACGTCCGGCACCATCGAGAAGGCCTCCCTCCCCAAGCTCTTCGTGGCCGAGGCCACGCCGTGAGGTACGCCATGCGGAACGTGCTCTTCGCGGCGGCGGCCGCCGCGCTGGTGGCGGGCTGCGCCATGCCGCAGACCGTCGTGAAGTCCGTCGAGAGCCGCCCCAGCCTGGCGGTGGTGGGCGCGCCGGCCGGCGCGGTGCTCGTCGTGGACGGGCAGCCCGTCGGCGAGGCGAGCGCGTACGACGGGAACCCCGCCGTGCTGCGCGTCGAGCCGGGCACGCACCAGGTCGAGATCCGCGACCCGTCCGGCGCCGCGGTGTACCGGCAGACCGTGTTCGTGGAGAGCGAGCTGAAGACGGTGAGGGTGCACTGAGATGCGCGCGCCCCTCCGAGCGATCCTCGTCCTCGCGGCGTCCGCCGCCCTGCTGCAGGGGTGCGCCGGGCGCAGCCTCTACCACTGGGGCGAGTACGACGACGCGCTGTACGCGCACTACAAGAACCCGCAGGACCGCGAGGCGTTCGTCGAGCGCCTGCGGGTGGTGATCGACGGCGCGGAGCAGGCCGGGGAGAAGGTGCCGCCGGGCTGCTACGCCGAGTACGGCTACGCGCTGTACGAGGAGGCCAGGTACGAGGACGCCTCGCGCTACTTCAAGCTCGAGCGCGAGAAGTGGCCCGAGTCCGGCGTGCTCATGCAGAAGATGATCGGCCTCGCCGACCGGCGCGGCGGCAAGGAGCCGGTGGCGCCCGCCCCCGCGAAGCCCGCCGCCGCCGTCCCGGTGAAGGCCACGAAGGCGCCGGCCAAGGCGCCGGCGAAGCCCGCCGCCACGCACGGGCCGGCCGGCGCGCTGGAGCGGAGGTGAACATGGGACGGCTCGGATCGCTCGCAGGACGGCTCGCATCGCCCGCAGGACGGCTCGCCTCGCTCGCGACGCTCGCCGCGCTGCTCTCGGCCTGCGGCACGGCCCAGGTGAAGAAGGACTACGGCGCGTTCAACACCGCCCGGCCCCGCGCCATCCTGGTGGTGCCGGTGGTGAACAAGAGCGTCGAGATCGACGCGCCGGAGTACTTCCTCTCCACGCTGCCGGTGCCGGTGGCGGAGCGCGGCTACTACGTGTTCCCGGTGAACCTGGTGAAGCGGGTGCTCGAGGACGACGGCCTCGCCGACGCGTCGCTGGTGCACGGGGCCGACCCGGTCCGCCTCTGCTCGCTGTTCGGGGCCGACGCGGTGCTCCTCGCCTCCGTCGAGAAGTGGGAGGCGAAGTACATGGTCGTCACCACGCAGGTGAACGTCGAGTTCGAGTACGTGCTGAAGGACGGCAAGACCGGGCAGACGCTGTGGACCGAGCGGCGGTCCATGAGCTACCAGCCCGGCAACTCCGGCGGCGGCCTCATCGGCGCGCTGGTGAACGCCGCCGTCACGAAGGCCTCGCCGAACTACATGCCGCTGGCGCGGCAGGCGAACGCGCAGGCGTTCGCGTGGCCCGGCCCGGGCTTCCCGGCCGGACCGTATCGCCCGGAGTACGGCCAGGACGTGCAGGTGATGGCCGCGCAGCCCTGAGGACCGGCGCGGGACCGCCGGCGCTCGCATCCGGGAGCGCCGGCGGGTAGGCTCCCGCCGCCCCATGTCCAAGCTCCTCCTGTTCTACCTGCTCGTCCAGCTCACCGGCAGCCCGCTCGGCGCCCTGGCGCTGCTGCTCGCGGTCTGGTGGCTCACCGACCGGATGACGGTCGGCGTCCTGCCGGACCCGCTCCGGACCGTCGCGCGCTGGCGCCGCCGGCTCCAGCTCGCCCGCGCCCTCGAGGTGAACCCGCACGACCGCCGCGCGCGGCTCGAGCTCGCGGATCTCCTGCTCGCGGGGCGCCGCCCGGCCCGCGCCGCCGCGGTCCTCCGGCCCAACGTCGAGGCCGGGGACGAGGACGCGCACACCGCGTTCCTGATGGGCGCGGCGCTCGGGCGGAGCGGGCAGGCCGATCCGGCGGAGCGCGCGCTCGCCGTCGCCCGCGCGGCGGATCCCGACTTCCGCGCCGGCGAGATCGACCTCGAGCTCGGGCGCCAGCGGCTCGGCCGCGGCGACGCCGCCGGCGCGCGCGAGGCGCTGGAGCGGCTCCTGGTGGAGCGCCCCGGATCGGTGGAGGGGCGCCTCTGGCTGGCGCGCGCGCTCGACCGGCTCGGCGACCGCGACGGCGCCCGCCGCCGGCGCGAGGAGGGCTGGCGCGAGTACGTCTCGCTGCCGCGCTTCCACCGCAAGCACGAGCGCCCGTTCGCGTGGCGGCTGCAGCCCTGGCGGCCGACCGCCGTGGCGCTCGGCGTGGTGCTGGTGCTCGCCGCGGTCGCGGCCGTGGCCGGTTGACGCACCGCGCCGGGCCGCGGCGCCGCCGCGCCGCGTCAGCCGTCCCTTTCCCGGCCCTCCCCGCAGAATCAAGACCTTTTCGCGGACCGCTCCTGGCTAGGATGGCCGCAAAGGAGAACCCATCATGCGCGCCACCGTCCTGGGCGCCGGTTCCTGGGGAACCGCGCTCGCATCCCTCCTCGCCGGCAAGGGCTACACCGTCACCTCGTGGGACAAGGACGCCGCGGTCCTCGACGACATCGCGCGCAACCACCGCAACGAGCGCTACCTGCCGGGCCTGCACCTCCCGCCGACGCTGCACGCCAGCGCCGAGGTCGCGAAGGCGCTCGAGGGCGCCGAGCTGGTGGTCCTCGCCGTGCCGTCGCACGCCGTCCGCCCGGTGGTGATCGAGGCGAAGCGCCACGTCCACGCGGGCACGCCCATCGTCTGCGTCGCGAAGGGCATCGAGCTCGACACGCTCATGACCATGACCGAGGTCGTCGAGGACGTGCTGCCGGTGCCGCTCCACCCCTACCTGGCGGTCCTGTCCGGCCCGTCGTTCGCGAAGGAGGTCGCGAAGGGGCTGCCCACCGCGGTCACCGTGGCGGCGCGCTGGGAGCGGATCGCGAAGCAGGTGCAGGACGCCTTCCACACGAAGACGTTCCGGCCGTACACGTCCGGTGACGTGGTGGGCTGCGAGATCGGCGGCTGCGTGAAGAACGTCGTCGCCATCGCGGCCGGCATCTCCGACGGCATGGGCTTCGGCGCGAACGCCATGGCGGCGCTCGTCACCCGCGGGCTCGCGGAGATCACCCGCCTCGCGGTGCGCAAGGGGGCGAACCCGCTCACGCTGTCCGGCCTGGCGGGCCTCGGCGACCTGGTGCTGACTTGCTCGTCGGACCTGTCGCGCAACCGCACCGTCGGGCGCGGGCTCGCGGAGGGCAAGACCGCCGACGCGATCCAGCGCGAGCTCGGGCAGGTGGCGGAGGGCGTGCGGAACGCGCGCAGCGCGCGCGAGCTGGCGAAGCGGCTCGGCGTGGAGATGCCCATCACCGAGGCGATCTACCGGGTGCTGTACGAGGGGCTCGCGCCGCGCGAGGCGGTGACGGCGCTCATGATGCGCGAGACCAAGCCGGAGCTGTGATCCGCGCCCGGCGCGCACGGGGCCCCGCGCCGCCGCGGCCCGGCGCGCACCGCGGGTCCGGCCCCGCACCGGCCCCGTGCGGATCGGCCCGGGGCGAAGTACACATGAGGCCATGTCCGAGCCCCTTCGCCCCGAGGCCTCCCGCGAGCTGACCGGCACGCCCGCCGCCTTCACGGAGGGTTGCCGCCGCGACATGGACCGCGCCCGCGCCGAGGCCGCCCGGGCGCGCGCGCTCGGGCCGGCGGGGGGCCTCGCCACGCTGGAGGCGTTCGACGCCGCGTTCGCGGCGCTCTCCGAGGCCGCCTCGCGCGCCAGCCTGGCCCGGAACGTCCACCCGGATCCGGCGCTGCGCGACGCGGCCGAGGCCGCGGAGCGCGAGGTGGACGCGCTCTCCACCGAGCTGTCGCTCGACCGCGGCCTGTACGACGCGCTGGCGGGGCTGGACCCCGCGGGCCTCGACGCCGCCACCCGCCACCTGGTCGAGAAGAGCCTGCGCGACTTCCGCCGGGCCGGCGTGGACCGCGACGACGCCACCCGCGCGCGCGTGAAGGCGCTCCGCGAGGAGCTGGTGCGGGTCGGGCAGGAGTTCGGGCGCAACATCAAGGACGACGTGCGCCGGCTGGAGGTCGAGCCGGCCGCGCTGGACGGGCTCCCCGAGGACTGGCGCCGCGCGCATCCGCCCGGGCCGGACGGGCGGGTGACGCTCACCACCGACAACACCGACTACGTGCCGTTCCTGACGTACGCGCGCAGCGCCGCGGCGCGCGAGGCGCTCTGGCGGCTGTACCGGCTGCGCGGCCACCCGCGCAACCTCGAGGTCCTCTCGCGCATGCTGGCGCGGCGCGCCGACCTGGCGCGGCTGCTCGGCTACCCGAGCTGGGCCGCCTACGTCACCGAGGACAAGATGATCGGCAGCGAGGGCGCGGCGGCCGACTTCATCGAGCGGATCGCGCGCGCCGCCGAGGCGCGCATGCGGCGCGACCACGCCCAGCTCCTCGAGCGCAAGCGCGAGGAGCGCCCGGACGCCGATCGCGTCGAGCCCTGGGACTCGGCCTGGCTGCAGGAGCGGGTGAAGGCGGAGCGCTACGGCTTCGACTCGCAGTCGGTCCGGCCCTACTTCGAGTACGCGCGGGTGAAGCAGGGCGTGCTCGACGTCACCGGGCGGATCTTCGGGATCGCGTACCGCCGCGCGCCGGACGCGCCGGTGTGGCACCCGGAGGTCGAGGCCTGGGACGTGGTGGAGGACGGCGCGCTGCTCGGCCGCGTGTACCTCGACATGCACCCGCGCGACGGCAAGTACAAGCACTACGCCCAGTTCACGCTCGCGTCGGGCCAGGCCGGCCGGCGGCTGCCGGAGGGCGTGCTGGTGTGCAACTTCCCGCGCCCGGCCCCGGGCGCGCCGGCGCTCATGGAGCACGGCGACGTCCGCACGTTCTTCCACGAGTTCGGCCACCTGCTGCACCACGTGCTCGGCGGCCACACGCGCTGGGCGGGCCAGTCCGGCGTCGCGACCGAGTGGGACTTCGTGGAGGCGCCCTCGCAGATGCTGGAGGAGTGGGTGTGGGATCCGGCGGTCCTCGCCACCTTCGCGCGCCACGTCGAGACCGGCGAGCCCATCCCCGCCGAGCTCGTGGCGCGGATGAAGGCGGCCGACGAGTACGGCAAGGGGCTCATGGTCCGGCAGCAGATGTTCTACGCCGCGACCAGCCTCGAGCTGCACCGGCGCGATCCGGCCGCGCTCGACACCACCGCGCTCGTCGCCGAGCTGCAGGAGCGCTACACGCCGTTCCGCCACGTGCCCGGCACCTACTTCCAGGAGTCCTTCGGGCACCTCGACGGGTACAGCGCCATTTACTATACGTACATGTGGTCGCTCGTGATCGCGAAGGACCTGTTCGGCCCGTTCCGCGAGGCCGGGCTGCTCGACCCGGCCCCGGCGCGCCGCTACCGCAAGGCGGTGCTCGAGCCCGGCGGCTCCAAGCCCGCGGCCGAGCTGGTGAAGGACTTCCTCGGCCGGCCGCACGCCTTCGACGCGTTCGCCGCCTGGCTCGAGGCCTGATCGCCCGCCGGCGCCGGGGTCGCCCGGCCCCGGTGGCCTCGATCGCGGCATGGCGGGCCGGCGCAGCCCCGCCTATGTCCCATCGGATGAGCGAGCCCGCCCTCGAGACCCGCGTCGTCCGGACCGCCGTGCCGCCCGAGGGCGAGGCGGTGCGCACCGAGGTCCCCCGCCGGCGCATCAAGGACCTGGAGGTGATGGTCGCCGACGTCATCCAGGAGACCCCCGACACCACCACGCTCGTGCTCTTCACCGGCAACGACCGGCTCGACTACCTGGCCGGCCACTTCCTCACCATCGACCCGCGCCAGTTCCCGGCGCTCGAGCGGTGGGTGGCCTACCTGGAGGACCTGAAGGGCAAGCGCGAGGCGCCGCGCGCCTACTCGCTCGCGTCCGCGCCGCACGAGCGCTACCTCGCCATCACGGTGAAGGAGGAGACGTACCAGAGCGGGCGCACGCGCTACCCGCCGCTCCTCTCGCCGATGCTGGTGCGGCGCACGCCGCGCGGCAGCCGCTTCGTCATCACCGGCTTCACCGGCCCGTACGTGCTGCCCCCGCGCGTCGAGGAGAAGACCGACCACCTCGTGCACGTGGTGGCCGGCTCCGGCTCGGTGCCCAACTGGTCGATCCTGAAGCACGCGCTGCGCGAGCACCCGCGCCTGCGCCACACGTTCGTGTACTCGAACCGGACCTGGGACGACGTCATCTACCGCGAGGGCCTGCGCCAGCTCGAGGCCGAGCACCCCGACCGGCTGCGCGTGGTGCACACGCTCACCCGCGAGCCGGAGCCGGAGCGCCACGGGCCCGGGGTGCGGCGCGGCCGCATCTCGGCGGAGCTGCTCCGCGAGCTCGTCCCGGATCCGCGCGCGGCCCTGTACTACGCCTGCGGCCCCGCGGTCGGGCCCATCGAGCGCGCCGCCGCGAAGGAGCGCGGCGAGACCCCCGCCCCCCGGTTCCTGGAGGCCGCGCTGGGCGCGCTGGACGAGCTCGGCGTGCCGCGCGACCGCGTCAAGCGCGAGTCCTACGGGTAGCGCCCCCGCGCCATTCCGTGGCGCCCGGGCGCGCGGCGATCTACCTTTCCGCCCGCCCGTGCCCCGGACCCTGCGCGCCATCCCCACGCTCCTCAAGGTCGGCTTCGCCGAGGCGGTCGCGTACCGCGCGGAGATGGTGGTGTGGCTGCTCTCCACCAACATGCCGCTCGTCATGCTGGCGCTGTGGACCGCGGTGGCCCGCGACGCGCCGGTGGGGCGGTTCGGCCAGCGCGACTTCGTCGCCTACTACCTCGCCACGCTGGTGGTGCGGCTGCTCACCGGCGCCTGGGTGATCTGGGAGCTGAACTACGAGATCCGCCAGGGCACGCTCGCGTTCCGGCTGCTCCGGCCGGTCCACCCGCTGCTCGCCTACGCGGCGGAGAACCTGTCCGCGCTCCCGGTGCGCATGCTGGTGTCGCTGCCCATCGCGCTCGGCGCGCTGCTGGTGGTCGGCCGCGACCGGCTCACGGGCGACCCGCTGCTCCTCGCGCTCTTCCCGGTCACGGTGCTGGGCGCCTGGCTCATCACCTTCCTCGCGATGGCGATCATCGGCGCCCTGGCGTTCTGGATCGACCAGGCCGGCTCGCTGTTCGAGATCTGGCTGGGCCTGTTCGGCGTGTTCTCCGGGTACCTCGTGCCGCTCGAGCTGTTCCCGCACTGGGTGGCGACCGCGGCGCGGTTCCTGCCGTTCCGGTACATGCTGGCGTTCCCGGTGGAGATGATCATCGGGATGACCCCGCGCCCGGTCGCGCTCGCCGAGCTCGCCGTCCAGTGGACGTTCGTGGTCGCGCTGGCGCTGGGCGCGCGGGGCGCCTGGGCGCTCGGGCTGCGCCGCTTCGCGGCGTTCGGAGGGTAGGGGCGTGGGACGCTACCTCCGCCTGCTCGCGGTGCAGTTCCGCGCCTCCGCCGCGGTGGCCATGCAGTACCGCGTCGAGTTCCTGGTGGAGGGCGCGCTGGCGCTCTTCTGGACCGGCTGGTCGCTCGTGCCGCTGCTGGTGGTCTACGGCAGCCGCGAGGCGGTGGCGGGCTGGAGCTTCGACGAGGCGCTGGTGGTGATGGGCTGGTTCACGCTCATGAAGGGCGTGCTCGAGGGCGCGGTCAACCCGTCGCTCACCACCGTGGTCGAGCACATCCGCAAGGGCACGCTCGACTTCGTCCTGCTGAAGCCCGCCGACGCGCAGTTCCTCGTGTCCACGGCCAAGTTCGAGCCCTGGCGGATCATCGACGTGCTCGGCGGCCTCGTCATCTTCGCGGTGGCGTTCCACCGCATGGGCCGGCTGCCGGAGGCGGGCGGCGTCCTCGCGGCCTGCCTGCTGTTCGCGGCCGCCACCGTGATCCTGTACTCGCTCTGGATCATCGTGGTCGCCGCCGCGTTCTTCGTGGTGAAGGTGGACAACCTCTCGTTCCTGTTCGTGTCCATCTACGACGCCGCGCGCTGGCCGGCGTCGGTGTTCCGCGGCGCGCTCCGGGTGATCTTCACGTTCGTGGTCCCGCTCGCCGTCATGACGACCTTCCCGGCCGAGGCGCTGCTCGGGCGGCTGGCGCCGCCCCGGGCGCTGCTCATCGCCGCCGGCGCGGTGGCGTTCGCGGGGCTGGCCCGGGCGGTGTGGCTGCGGTCCATCTCCCGCTACACCTCCGCGTCGTCTTAGCGAGGGCTGCGCCCTCGCCCCGCCGCCCTGAGCTTGCCGAAGGGCGTCGGGGGCCCACTCCTGCTGCGCGGGGCCCGTGACCTCGCGCGCCCGCATGCGCGGGCACGCGCGAGGTCGATGTTCTGACGGGGCTGCGCCCCGCCCCACGGAGCGGAGCTCCGCGGGGCCCCACCCTGCTGCGCGGGGCCCGTGACCTCGCGCGCCCGCATGCGCGGGCACGCGCGAGGTCCCCGCGGGCGCCGCTACGCGGCGCAGGTCGTCCGGCCCAACCACACATCCGGCGTGCCGCCGGGACCGCGGTTCGACTACATTCCGGCCGGCATGCTCCGCCTGACCTTCCTCGGCACCTCCGCCGCCCAGCCCACCATCCGGCGCAACCTCACCGGCCACGCGGTGCGGCGGGAGCGCGAGCTGTTCCTGGTGGACTGCGGCGAGGGCACCCAGCGCCAGCTCATCCAGTTCGGCGCCGGGTTCGACGTGGCGGCCATCTTCTTCACCCACTTCCACGCCGACCACTACCTCGGCGCCATCGGCTTCCTGCGGACGCTCTCGATGCAGAACCGCGCCGAGCCGCTCGACCTGTACGGCCCGCGCCCGGCGAAGCGGCTGCTCGAGACCATGCTGTTCACCGGCGCGGAGCGCTTCAGCTACGAGGTCCGCATCCACGAGGTGCGCGCGGGCGAGGCGGTGCGGCGCGACGGCTGCGCCATGGTCCCGTTCCCCACCGAGCACCGCACCCCGTCGCTCGGCTGGGCGCTGCGCGAGGACGCGCGCCCGGGCCGCTTCCACCCGGAGAAGGCCGCGGCGCTGGGCGTCCCGAAGGGCCCGCTGTTCGGCGCGCTCCAGCGCGGCGAGGCGGTGACGCTCCCCGACGGCCGGGCGGTGCGGCCCGAGGAGGTGGTCGAGCCGCCGCGGCGGGGCCGGGCGCTGGTCATCACCGGCGACACGCGGCCGTGCGCGGCCACCGTGGAGGCGGCGCGCGGCGCGGACGTGCTGGTCCACGACTGCACGTTCGGCGACGGCGAGGTGGAGCGGGCCGAGGAGACGCTCCACTCCACCGCCCGCGGCGCGGCGCAGGTGGCGCGCGAGGCGGGCGTGGGGCGGCTGGTGCTCACGCACCTCTCCACCCGGTACGATCGCGCCTGGGAGCCGCTGGTGCAGCAGGCGCGGGAGGCCTGGCAGGGCCCGCTCGACGTGGCGCACGACGGCATGGTGCTCGAGATCCCGCTGCCCGAGTGACGGCGCGCGGCCTCGCCCTGCCTCGCCCATACGCGGGGCCATCGGCATGGCCTGCGCTGGACTGCGCGGAGCTCGCCATTAGGTTCCGCGCATGATCACCGTCCGCAAGACCGAGGCCCGGGGCCACTTCGACCACGGCTGGCTCGACACCCGCCACACCTTCTCGTTCGCCGACTACCACGACGAGGCGCACATGGGCTTCCGCGCCCTACGCGTCGTCAACGAGGACCGCGTCAAGCCCGGCGAGGGGTTCGGCACGCACGGCCACCGCGACATGGAGATCCTCTCCTACGTGCTCGGCGGCACGCTCGCGCACCGCGACTCCACCGGCGGCGGCGGGCGGCTGCGGCCGGGCGAGGTGCAGCGCATGAGCGCGGGCACCGGCGTCATGCACTCCGAGTACAACGGCTCGGATCGCGAGGAGGTCCACTTCCTCCAGA from Anaeromyxobacter dehalogenans 2CP-C includes:
- a CDS encoding M3 family metallopeptidase; amino-acid sequence: MSEPLRPEASRELTGTPAAFTEGCRRDMDRARAEAARARALGPAGGLATLEAFDAAFAALSEAASRASLARNVHPDPALRDAAEAAEREVDALSTELSLDRGLYDALAGLDPAGLDAATRHLVEKSLRDFRRAGVDRDDATRARVKALREELVRVGQEFGRNIKDDVRRLEVEPAALDGLPEDWRRAHPPGPDGRVTLTTDNTDYVPFLTYARSAAAREALWRLYRLRGHPRNLEVLSRMLARRADLARLLGYPSWAAYVTEDKMIGSEGAAADFIERIARAAEARMRRDHAQLLERKREERPDADRVEPWDSAWLQERVKAERYGFDSQSVRPYFEYARVKQGVLDVTGRIFGIAYRRAPDAPVWHPEVEAWDVVEDGALLGRVYLDMHPRDGKYKHYAQFTLASGQAGRRLPEGVLVCNFPRPAPGAPALMEHGDVRTFFHEFGHLLHHVLGGHTRWAGQSGVATEWDFVEAPSQMLEEWVWDPAVLATFARHVETGEPIPAELVARMKAADEYGKGLMVRQQMFYAATSLELHRRDPAALDTTALVAELQERYTPFRHVPGTYFQESFGHLDGYSAIYYTYMWSLVIAKDLFGPFREAGLLDPAPARRYRKAVLEPGGSKPAAELVKDFLGRPHAFDAFAAWLEA
- a CDS encoding oxidoreductase; this encodes MSEPALETRVVRTAVPPEGEAVRTEVPRRRIKDLEVMVADVIQETPDTTTLVLFTGNDRLDYLAGHFLTIDPRQFPALERWVAYLEDLKGKREAPRAYSLASAPHERYLAITVKEETYQSGRTRYPPLLSPMLVRRTPRGSRFVITGFTGPYVLPPRVEEKTDHLVHVVAGSGSVPNWSILKHALREHPRLRHTFVYSNRTWDDVIYREGLRQLEAEHPDRLRVVHTLTREPEPERHGPGVRRGRISAELLRELVPDPRAALYYACGPAVGPIERAAAKERGETPAPRFLEAALGALDELGVPRDRVKRESYG
- a CDS encoding ABC transporter permease; this translates as MPRTLRAIPTLLKVGFAEAVAYRAEMVVWLLSTNMPLVMLALWTAVARDAPVGRFGQRDFVAYYLATLVVRLLTGAWVIWELNYEIRQGTLAFRLLRPVHPLLAYAAENLSALPVRMLVSLPIALGALLVVGRDRLTGDPLLLALFPVTVLGAWLITFLAMAIIGALAFWIDQAGSLFEIWLGLFGVFSGYLVPLELFPHWVATAARFLPFRYMLAFPVEMIIGMTPRPVALAELAVQWTFVVALALGARGAWALGLRRFAAFGG
- a CDS encoding ABC transporter permease → MGRYLRLLAVQFRASAAVAMQYRVEFLVEGALALFWTGWSLVPLLVVYGSREAVAGWSFDEALVVMGWFTLMKGVLEGAVNPSLTTVVEHIRKGTLDFVLLKPADAQFLVSTAKFEPWRIIDVLGGLVIFAVAFHRMGRLPEAGGVLAACLLFAAATVILYSLWIIVVAAAFFVVKVDNLSFLFVSIYDAARWPASVFRGALRVIFTFVVPLAVMTTFPAEALLGRLAPPRALLIAAGAVAFAGLARAVWLRSISRYTSASS
- the rnz gene encoding ribonuclease Z; the protein is MLRLTFLGTSAAQPTIRRNLTGHAVRRERELFLVDCGEGTQRQLIQFGAGFDVAAIFFTHFHADHYLGAIGFLRTLSMQNRAEPLDLYGPRPAKRLLETMLFTGAERFSYEVRIHEVRAGEAVRRDGCAMVPFPTEHRTPSLGWALREDARPGRFHPEKAAALGVPKGPLFGALQRGEAVTLPDGRAVRPEEVVEPPRRGRALVITGDTRPCAATVEAARGADVLVHDCTFGDGEVERAEETLHSTARGAAQVAREAGVGRLVLTHLSTRYDRAWEPLVQQAREAWQGPLDVAHDGMVLEIPLPE